A single region of the Melospiza georgiana isolate bMelGeo1 chromosome 7, bMelGeo1.pri, whole genome shotgun sequence genome encodes:
- the LOC131085646 gene encoding UDP-glucuronosyltransferase 1A9-like, which yields MALRLCCAWISILLLLLLPGLSDGGKLLVVPMVGSHWLSMREVVEKLSERGHEVVVLVPEVSWQTETTEAYKVVTYPVSQTLEELDNAFREYVTVHLTQKPFPLNAMAMFRSSVDLFNIFFDQCKDLFRNQETLRFLNQSGFDAVLTDPLFMCGTVVAHHLSLPFVFFMRGFGCNLHFSAPQSPSPLSYIPRVFSFNSDRMTFFQRVENALISLLELDYCNVYYEEALKLSSEVLQRDVSLMDLVNSAAVWILRFDFVFEYVRPVMPNMVFVGGINCEKKKPLPKKLVFHV from the coding sequence ATGGCTTTGAGACTTTGCTGTGCCTGGAtttccatcctcctcctcctcctcctgcctggcctCTCAGATGGAGGGAAGCTCCTGGTGGTGCCCATGGTGGGAAGCCACTGGCTGAGCATGCGGGAAGTGGTGGAGAAGCTGAGCGAGAGAGGACACGAGGTGGTGGTGCTGGTTCCTGAGGTGAGCTGGCAGACGGAGACCACAGAGGCCTACAAGGTGGTCACGTACCCGGTGAGCCAGACCCTGGAAGAGCTGGATAACGCCTTCCGGGAATACGTCACCGTGCACCTGACGCAGAAGCCTTTCCCCCTCAATGCCATGGCCATGTTCAGGTCCTCAGTGGATCTATTCAACATCTTCTTTGACCAGTGCAAGGACCTGTTCCGCAATCAGGAGACCCTGAGGTTCCTCAACCAAAGTGGCTTTGATGCCGTCCTGACGGATCCTCTCTTCATGTGTGGAACCGTTGTCGCGCACcatctttcccttccctttgtcTTCTTCATGAGGGGATTTGGTTGCAACCTGCACTTttcagccccacagagcccaaGCCCTCTGTCCTACATCCCAAGAGTCTTCAGCTTCAACTCGGACCGCATGACTTTTTTCCAGAGGGTGGAAAATGCTCTGATTTCCCTTCTGGAGCTTGATTACTGCAACGTTTACTATGAAGAAGCGCTTAAGCTTTCCTCTGAAGTTCTTCAGAGGGATGTGTCCCTGATGGACCTGGTGAACTCCGCTGCCGTTTGGATCCTGAGGTTTGACTTTGTGTTTGAGTACGTCAGGCCAGTGATGCCCAACATGGTCTTTGTAGGGGGGATCAACTGTGAGAAGAAGAAACCACTGCCTAAG
- the LOC131085649 gene encoding LOW QUALITY PROTEIN: UDP-glucuronosyltransferase 1-6-like (The sequence of the model RefSeq protein was modified relative to this genomic sequence to represent the inferred CDS: inserted 1 base in 1 codon) has protein sequence MALRLCVAWISILLLLLPGLSDGGKLLVVPMVGSHWLSMQEVVEKLSERGHEVVVLVPEVSWLMKTTQAYKVVTYPVSQTLEEMDNSFKNYLTVHLTPKPFPLNALAMYHASVNATGILFGQCKDLFHSQEILRFLNQSGFDAILTDPILMCGAILAQHLSLPFVFFMRGFPCNLHFSAPQSPSPLSYVPRLFSFNSDRMTFFQRVENALISLLELDYCNGFYAEALKLSSEVLQRDVSLMDLVNSAAVXILRFDFVFEYVRPVMPNMVFVGGINCAKRKPLPKLIEKSKSIEIVNNL, from the exons ATGGCTTTGAGGCTTTGTGTTGCCTGGATTtccatccttctcctcctcctgcctggcctCTCAGATGGAGGGAAGCTCCTGGTGGTGCCCATGGTGGGAAGCCACTGGCTGAGCATGCAGGAAGTGGTGGAGAAGCTGAGCGAGAGAGGACACGAGGTGGTGGTGCTGGTTCCTGAGGTTAGCTGGCTGATGAAAACCACGCAGGCCTACAAGGTGGTCACGTACCCGGTGAGCCAGACCCTGGAAGAGATGGATAACTCCTTCAAGAATTACCTCACCGTGCACCTGACACCGAAGCCGTTCCCCTTGAATGCCCTGGCCATGTACCACGCCTCGGTGAATGCTACAGGCATCCTTTTTGGGCAGTGCAAGGACCTGTTCCACAGCCAGGAGATCCTGAGGTTCCTCAACCAAAGCGGCTTTGATGCCATCCTGACGGATCCTATCCTCATGTGTGGGGCCATCCTGGCTCAAcatctctcccttccctttgtCTTCTTCATGAGGGGATTCCCTTGCAACCTGCACTTttcagccccacagagcccaaGCCCTCTGTCCTACGTGCCGAGACTCTTCAGCTTCAACTCGGACCGCATGACTTTTTTCCAGAGGGTGGAAAATGCCCTGATTTCCCTCCTGGAGCTTGATTACTGCAACGGTTTCTATGCAGAAGCGCTTAAGCTTTCCTCAGAAGTTCTTCAGAGGGATGTGTCCCTGATGGACCTGGTGAACTCCGCTGCCG TGATCCTGAGGTTTGACTTTGTGTTTGAGTACGTCAGGCCAGTGATGCCCAACATGGTCTTTGTGGGGGGGATCAACTGTGCTAAGAGGAAACCACTGCCTAAG CTAATTGAGAAATCTAAATCTATTGAGATAGTCAACAATCTCTAA
- the LOC131085652 gene encoding UDP-glucuronosyltransferase 1A1-like: MLVALLLPFLCLLSPAAAGRLLVIPMDGSHWLSMKKVLMELSKRGHQIVVIAPDNKILIDSSDVYELKTYPVLITKENMEEQLRSFSAGLFSQEPFLVRFWKRLEDYRKSGALFHALCKSLLHNQELLKNIGDGHFDALLTDPASPCGQIIALHFSIPSVFFLRMVPCALEVRAAQGPDPPSYVPRGFSENTDHMTFSQRVKNFLIALSESFICNIAYSQFEELASEFLQKPMTMTELLSHGSIWLRRIDFVFEYPMPVMPNMVSIGGIHCGEKKKPLSQGDGFQEPEVLAQGQWL, encoded by the exons ATGCTGGTGGCACTGCTTCTGCCCTTCCTGTGCCTCCTGAGTCCGGCCGCCgctgggaggctgctggtgATCCCCATGGATGGCAGCCATTGGCTCAGCATGAAAAAAGTGCTGATGGAGCTGAGCAAGAGAGGGCACCAAATCGTGGTCATCGCACCAGACAACAAAATCCTGATCGATTCCTCAGATGTCTACGAATTGAAAACCTACCCAGTGCTAATTACAAAGGAAAACATGGAAGAACAGTTACGCTCCTTCAGTGCAGGACTTTTCAGCCAAGAGCCTTTCCTGGTGAGGTTCTGGAAGCGTTTGGAAGATTATCGGAAGAGCGGAGCCCTTTTTCATGCTTTGTGCAAGTCGTTGTTGCACAACCAGGAGCTGTTGAAGAACATTGGAGATGGTCACTTTGATGCCCTGCTCACGGATCCTGCATCACCCTGTGGGCAGATCATTGCCCTGCACTTCTCCATCCCCAGTGTTTTCTTCCTGCGGATGGTTCCGTGTGCCTTGGAGGTTCGCGCGGCTCAGGGCCCGGACCCGCCGTCCTACGTCCCACGGGGGTTCTCAGAAAACACCGACCACATGACCTTCTCCCAGAGGGTCAAGAACTTCCTGATTGCCCTTTCCGAGTCCTTCATCTGCAATATTGCCTATTCTCAGTTTGAGGAGCTGGCCTCAGAGTTCCTCCAAAAACCCATGACAATGACGGAGCTTTTAAGTCACGGATCCATCTGGCTGAGGAGAATCGACTTTGTCTTTGAGTATCCCATGCCTGTCATGCCCAACATGGTTTCCATTGGAGGCATCCACTGTGGAGAGAAGAAGAAGCCCTTATCTCAG GGAGACGGTTTCCAAGAGCCGGAGGTGTTGGCACAAGGACAGTGGCTTTAA
- the LOC131085648 gene encoding UDP-glucuronosyltransferase 1-6-like, with the protein MSVSWKGGKILVVPQDGSYWLSMRPVVEKLQQKGHEIVVLVPSTSPYMKSEERQNYTVQAYPIPYTEEYLGEMLKAFVHAHFLEQSVWNVVLTSYQNTIEISSVFFTNCKSLLQNEELMQHLQESKFDLIFTDPILMYGPLVAEYLALPSVYFLRGFPCGMDSAATQCPSPPSYVPRLFLDNSDSMTFSQRVKNMLVNLLELFYCKPMYDNFEELAYEVLKKKVTVTELLSRGSFWLMRYDFVFEFPRPVMPNMDFIGGIDCVLRKNLSWDKELAEIHMER; encoded by the exons ATGTCAGTGAGCTGGAAGG GTGGAAAGATCCTGGTGGTACCTCAGGATGGAAGTTACTGGCTCAGCATGCGCCCAGTAGTGgagaaactgcagcaaaaggGACACGAGATTGTTGTGCTTGTACCCTCCACCAGTCCGTATATGAAGTCAGAGGAGCGTCAGAATTACACAGTCCAAGCCTATCCAATCCCTTACACAGAGGAATACTTGGGGGAAATGCTCAAAGCCTTTGTTCATGCCCATTTTCTTGAACAGTCTGTTTGGAATGTTGTTTTGACCTCGTATCAAAACACGATAGAAATCTCCTCGGTCTTCTTCACCAACTGTAAGAGCCTTCTGCAGAACGAGGAGCTGATGCAGCACCTGCAAGAGAGCAAATTCGACTTGATTTTCACAGATCCCATCCTGATGTATGGGCCCCTGGTGGCTGAGTATCTTGCCCTTCCTTCCGTCTACTTCCTGCGGGGCTTTCCCTGTGGAATGGATTCTGCTGCTACCCAGTGCCCAAGCCCTCCTTCCTATGTCCCCAGGTTATTCTTGGATAATTCAGACAGCATGACCTTTTCCCAGCGGGTGAAGAACATGCTGGTCAATCTGCTGGAGCTCTTCTACTGTAAGCCCATGTATGATAACTTTGAAGAGCTTGCATATGAGGttttgaaaaagaaagtgaCCGTGACAGAACTCCTGAGTCGTGGATCCTTCTGGCTGATGAGATATGATTTTGTCTTTGAGTTCCCCAGGCCAGTGATGCCAAACATGGATTTTATTGGAGGCATTGACTGTGTTTTGAGAAAAAACTTGTCTTGG GATAAGGAATTAGCTGAAATTCATATGGAGAGATGA
- the LOC131085647 gene encoding UDP-glucuronosyltransferase 1-6-like — MALRLCCSWISIVLLLLPGLSDGGKLLVVPMVGSHWLSMREVVEKLSERGHEVVVLVPEVSWQTETTQAYKVVTYPVSQSLEELDNAFREYVTMHLTQKPFPLNALAMYNASVHTYSTFFGQCKDLFRNQETLRFLNQSRFDAILTDPIFMCGTILAHHLSLPFVFFMRGFGCNLHFSAPQSPSPLSYVPRLFSFNSDRMTFFQRVENALISLLELDYCNVYYGEALKLSSEVLQRDVSLMDLVNSAAIWILRFDFVFEYVRPVMPNMVFVGGINCAKRKPLPKFPRPVMPNMAFIGGINCVQKKKLSQVHVYGISR, encoded by the exons ATGGCTTTGAGACTTTGCTGTTCCTGGATTTCCatcgtcctcctcctcctgcctggcctCTCAGATGGAGGGAAGCTCCTGGTGGTGCCCATGGTGGGAAGCCACTGGCTAAGCATGCGGGAAGTGGTGGAGAAGCTGAGTGAGAGAGGACACGAGGTGGTGGTGCTGGTTCCTGAGGTGAGCTGGCAGACGGAGACCACGCAGGCCTACAAGGTGGTCACGTACCCGGTGAGCCAGAGCCTGGAAGAGCTGGATAACGCCTTCCGGGAATACGTCACCATGCACCTGACGCAGAAGCCTTTCCCTCTCAATGCCCTGGCCATGTACAATGCCTCGGTCCATACTTACAGTACTTTCTTTGGGCAGTGCAAGGACCTGTTCCGCAATCAGGAAACCCTTAGGTTCCTCAACCAAAGCAGATTTGATGCCATCCTGACGGATCCTATCTTCATGTGTGGGACAATCCTCGCGCACcatctttcccttccctttgtcTTCTTCATGAGGGGATTTGGTTGCAACCTGCACTTttcagccccacagagcccaaGCCCTCTGTCCTATGTCCCAAGACTCTTCAGCTTCAACTCGGACCGCATGACTTTTTTCCAGAGGGTGGAAAATGCCCTGATTTCCCTCCTGGAGCTTGATTACTGCAATGTTTACTATGGAGAAGCGCTTAAGCTTTCCTCTGAAGTTCTTCAGAGAGATGTGTCCCTGATGGACCTGGTGAACTCCGCTGCCATTTGGATCCTGAGGTTTGACTTTGTGTTTGAGTACGTCAGGCCAGTGATGCCCAACATGGTCTTTGTGGGGGGGATCAACTGTGCTAAGAGGAAACCACTGCCTAAG TTCCCGAGGCCAGTGATGCCAAACATGGCTTTTATTGGAGGGATTAACTGTGTTCAGAAGAAAAAACTGTCTCAG gtgcatGTTTATGGAATTTCAAGGTAA
- the LOC131085650 gene encoding UDP-glucuronosyltransferase 1A1-like codes for MLVALLLPFLCLLSPAAAGRLLVIPMEGSHWLSMKKVLMELSKRGHQIVVIAPDNKILIDSSDVYELKTYSVPLMKEDVEEHVRTFIEKSFSQEHFLVRFWRLLLEYRQSGTLFHASCKSLLQNQELLKYIGEGQFDALLTDPVSPCGQIIALHFSIPSVFFLRMVPCALEVRAAQGPDPPSYVPRGFSENTDHMTFSQRVKNFLIALSESFICNIAYSQFEELASDFLQKPMTMTELLSHGSIWLRRIDFVFEYPMPVMPNMVFIGGIHCGEKKKPLSQF; via the exons ATGCTGGTGGCACTGCTTCTGCCCTTCCTGTGCCTCCTGAGCCCGGCTGCCgctgggaggctgctggtgATCCCCATGGAGGGCAGCCACTGGCTCAGCATGAAAAAAGTGCTGATGGAGCTGAGCAAGAGAGGGCACCAAATCGTGGTCATTGCACCAGACAACAAAATCCTGATCGATTCCTCGGATGTCTACGAACTGAAAACCTACTCTGTGCCATTGATGAAGGAGGATGTGGAAGAACATGTACGCACCTTCATTGAAAAATCTTTCAGCCAAGAGCATTTCCTGGTGAGATTCTGGAGGCTTTTGCTGGAGTACAGGCAGAGCGGAACCCTTTTTCATGCTTCATGTAAGTCCTTGCTGCAGAACCAAGAGCTGCTGAAGTACATTGGAGAGGGTCAGTTCGATGCCCTGCTCACAGATCCTGTGTCACCCTGTGGGCAAATCATTGCCCTGCACTTCTCCATCCCCAGTGTTTTCTTCCTGCGGATGGTTCCGTGTGCCTTGGAGGTTCGCGCGGCTCAGGGCCCGGACCCGCCGTCCTACGTCCCACGGGGGTTCTCAGAAAACACCGACCACATGACCTTCTCCCAGAGGGTCAAGAACTTCCTGATTGCCCTTTCCGAGTCCTTCATCTGCAACATTGCCTATTCTCAGTTTGAGGAGCTGGCCTCAGATTTCCTCCAAAAACCCATGACAATGACGGAGCTTTTAAGTCACGGATCCATCTGGCTGAGGAGAATCGACTTTGTCTTTGAGTATCCCATGCCTGTCATGCCCAACATGGTTTTCATTGGAGGCATCCACTGTGGAGAGAAGAAGAAGCCCTTATCTCAG TTCTGA
- the LOC131085651 gene encoding UDP-glucuronosyltransferase 1-6-like has translation MALRLCCAWISILLLLLPGVLDGGKLLVVPMVGSHWLSMQEVVEKLSERGHEVVVLVPEVSWQMETTQAYKVVTYPVSQTLEELDNSFQECLTVHLTPKPFPLNALAMYNASVHTYSTFFGQCKDLFHSQETLRFLNQSGFDAILTDPIFMCGTILAHHLSLPFVFFMRGFGCNLHFSAPQSPSPLSYVPRLFSFNSDRMTFFQRVENALISLLELDYCNIYYAEALKLSSEVLQRDVSLMDLVDSAAIWILRFDFVFEYVRPVMPNMVFVGGINCAKRKLLPKDPEPEGVSNLTSQLGSKSSG, from the exons ATGGCTTTGAGGCTTTGCTGTGCCTGGAtttccatcctcctcctcctcctgcctggcgTCTTGGACGGAGGGAAGCTCCTGGTGGTGCCCATGGTGGGAAGCCACTGGCTGAGCATGCAGGAAGTGGTGGAAAAGCTGAGCGAGAGAGGACACGAGGTGGTGGTGCTGGTTCCTGAGGTGAGCTGGCAGATGGAGACTACGCAGGCCTACAAGGTGGTCACGTACCCGGTGAGCCAGACCCTGGAAGAGCTGGATAACTCCTTCCAGGAATGCCTCACCGTGCACCTGACACCGAAGCCGTTCCCTCTCAATGCCCTGGCCATGTACAATGCCTCGGTCCATACTTACAGCACTTTCTTTGGGCAGTGCAAGGACCTGTTCCACAGCCAGGAGACGCTGAGGTTCCTCAACCAAAGTGGCTTTGATGCCATCCTGACGGATCCTATCTTCATGTGTGGGACCATCCTGGCCCACcatctttcccttccctttgtcTTCTTCATGAGGGGATTTGGTTGCAACCTGCACTTttcagccccacagagcccaaGCCCTCTGTCCTACGTGCCGAGACTCTTCAGCTTCAACTCGGACCGCATGACTTTTTTCCAGAGGGTGGAAAATGCCCTGATTTCCCTCCTGGAGCTTGATTACTGCAACATTTACTATGCAGAAGCACTTAAGCTTTCCTCAGAAGTTCTTCAGAGAGATGTGTCCCTGATGGACCTGGTGGACTCTGCTGCCATTTGGATCCTGAGGTTTGACTTTGTGTTTGAGTACGTCAGGCCAGTGATGCCCAACATGGTCTTTGTGGGGGGGATCAACTGTGCTAAGAGGAAACTACTGCCTAAG GACCCAGAGCCTGAGGGGGTCAGCAATCTCACCTCACAGCTGGGAAGCAAATCCAGTGGGTGA